One window of the Tachypleus tridentatus isolate NWPU-2018 chromosome 10, ASM421037v1, whole genome shotgun sequence genome contains the following:
- the LOC143230061 gene encoding venom allergen 5-like, protein MYEKGISCSNCPPNTSCGSDYAGLCYSTDGKGPSMEIPDQALMFCDFLEGNTDCDAVVTGKSWKKVSLFYGAYKEAVLNGGTSTTLVFNKKVTSSNNMCVQFEYRKGPYRAGDVSNNNMKLNIQVPAYSYVYKAQIGLDSSSWIKHTIYLQWRFETQVGVEFSVPTGAPDQYVNLRYVAVKGGPC, encoded by the exons ATGTACGAGAAAGGTATCAGTTGTAGTAACTGCCCACCCAACACTTCGTGCGGGAGTGACTATGCTGGCTTATGTT ATTCCACAGACGGAAAAGGACCAAGTATGGAAATCCCAGATCAAGCTTTAATGTTCTGCGATTTCCTTGAGGGAAACACTGACTGTGACGCAGTGGTGACAGGAAAGTCTTGGAAGAAAGTCTCCCTGTTCTATG GGGCCTACAAGGAAGCAGTACTTAATGGAGGAACATCAACAACACTGGTGTTTAACAAAAAAGTGACTTCCTCTAACAACATGTGTGTACAGTTCGAATACCGGAAAGGACCTTATAGGGCTGGTGACGTATCCAACAATAACATGAAGCTAAACATCCAGGTTCCGGCttattcatatgtatataaagCCCAAATAGGTCTAGACTCTTCATCCTGGATCAAACATACCATTTATCTTCAGTGGAGGTTTGAAACACAG GTTGGTGTTGAGTTTAGCGTACCAACTGGTGCTCCTGATCAGTATGTCAATCTGCGATATGTTGCTGTCAAAGGTGGGCCGTGTTAG